One Prunus dulcis chromosome 8, ALMONDv2, whole genome shotgun sequence DNA window includes the following coding sequences:
- the LOC117637261 gene encoding probable 1-acyl-sn-glycerol-3-phosphate acyltransferase 5: protein MEVQKPSNDAMKHLPLTPLRAIRGVVCLLVLVSTAFMMLMYFGFLGAVIIRLFSIHYSRRVTSFFFGAWLALWPFLFEKINKTKVIFSGETVPDGERILLISNHRTEVDWMYLWDLALRKGRQGYIKYILKSSLMKLPLFGWSFHILEFISVERKWEVDELNMRRMLSSLKDPQDSLWLALFPEGTDFTEQKCIRSQKYAAENGLPVLKHVLLPKTKGFSACLEELRGSLDAVYDVTIGYKPSCPTFFDNASGVNPSEVHMHVQRIPLDNIPTSEDEVTTWLMNRFHLKDQLLSDFDSQGHFPHEGSEGDLSTLRCLVNLVAVIVLTGTCAYFTIFSSIWFKIYVSLVCAYLTAATIFNIRPLPLVSLVKAWFKCKSS from the exons ATGGAAGTTCAAAAACCTTCGAATGATGCAATGAAGCACCTACCTTTAACTCCACTTAGAGCAATTAGAGGTGTTGTGTGCTTACTTGTACTTGTTTCGACTGCATTTATGATGTTAATGTATTTTGGCTTTTTGGGTGCTGTTATAATTAGACTTTTCAGCATACATTACAGTAGAAGAGTTActtccttcttctttggtGCTTGGCTAGCTTTgtggccttttctttttgaaaagaTAAACAAGACAAAAGTTATATTTTCTGGAGAAACTGTTCCTGACGGTGAACGCATTTTACTTATTTCAAACCATAGAACTGAGGTTGACTGGATGTACTTGTGGGACTTGGCATTGCGAAAGGGACGCCAGGGATACATAAAGTATATCCTTAAAAGCAGTTTAATGAAACTGCCTTTATTTGGTTGGTCATTTCACATATTGGAGTTCATCTCTGTGGAGAGGAAGTGGGAGGTCGATGAATTAAACATGCGCCGAATGCTTTCAAGTCTGAAGGATCCCCAAGATTCCCTCTGGCTTGCACTTTTCCCAGAAGGAACAGATTTCAC TGAGCAGAAGTGCATACGTAGTCAGAAATATGCTGCTGAAAATGGCTTACCAGTTCTAAAGCATGTCTTGCTTCCAAAAACAAAGGGTTTCAGTGCCTGTTTAGAAGAATTGAGGGGATCTTTGGATGCAG TTTATGATGTGACTATTGGCTACAAGCCTAGCTGCCCAACTTTCTTTGACAATGCTTCTGGTGTGAACCCTTCTGAAGTTCATATGCACGTCCAGCGTATCCCCCTAGACAATATTCCAACATCTGAAGACGAGGTTACAACTTGGTTAATGAACAGATTTCATCTCAAGGACCAGTTGCTTTCCGATTTTGATTCGCAAGGCCATTTTCCCCATGAAGGATCAGAAGGTGACCTTTCTACTTTGAGGTGCCTTGTAAATCTTGTAGCAGTAATTGTCTTGACCGGAACATGCGCTTACTTTACCATTTTCTCGTCCATCtggtttaaaatatatgtatCTTTGGTATGTGCGTATCTCACGGCCGCAACCATTTTCAATATTCGACCGTTGCCACTTGTTAGCCTTGTGAAAGCTTGGTTTAAGTGCAAATCATCTTAG